In Arthrobacter alpinus, a single window of DNA contains:
- a CDS encoding ABC-F family ATP-binding cassette domain-containing protein, whose protein sequence is MAHLLGGENLSVAFATRTVLDGISVGLEEGDRIGIVGRNGDGKSTLMRLLAGRQTADSGRVTVRGGVQVSYLDQTDVLDGDDTVGFAIVGEAADHEWASNPKIREIMGALVGEVDWHANIHSLSGGQKRRVALAKLLIGDDDVIMLDEPTNHLDVEGVAWLAKHLKQRWRANEGAFVVVTHDRWFLDEVCTRTWEVHDGIIDPFDGGYAAYVLARAERDRSASVMESKRVQLVKKELAWLRRGAPARTAKPKFRIEAANDLIADVPELRDTVALSKMATARLGKDVIDLEDVSLTYGEKEIFDKITLRLAPGERLGLVGVNGAGKTTLLRLLNGEVAPSSGKVKTGSTVKTAVLTQEVKELDDVLNMRVIEVIEREKRSFEVGGKDMTAGQLVEQLGFTKDKQWTMVKDLSGGERRRLQLLRLLVGEPNVLMLDEPTNDLDTDTLAAVEDVLDGWPGTLVVVSHDRYLLERVTDHQMALLGDGQLRGLPGGVDQYLELRENAGLAPNSSAAAPVAVQSGPTEAEKRDARKVLNRLERQLSKNSAADAKVHAQMAENVGNYDVLGELQAKLAKLAAERQGMELEWLEASVVLE, encoded by the coding sequence GTGGCTCATTTGCTTGGCGGCGAAAATCTTAGCGTTGCCTTCGCCACCCGAACCGTCCTTGACGGCATCAGCGTCGGCCTCGAAGAAGGCGACCGCATCGGCATTGTAGGGCGCAACGGCGATGGCAAGTCCACGCTGATGCGCCTGCTCGCCGGTCGGCAGACTGCCGATTCCGGCCGCGTCACCGTGCGTGGCGGCGTCCAGGTCAGTTACCTGGACCAGACCGACGTGCTCGATGGCGACGACACCGTTGGCTTCGCGATCGTAGGTGAGGCGGCCGATCACGAATGGGCGTCCAACCCCAAGATTCGCGAAATCATGGGCGCACTGGTGGGCGAGGTCGATTGGCACGCCAACATCCACTCGCTCTCGGGTGGCCAGAAGCGCCGCGTGGCCCTGGCCAAGCTGCTCATTGGCGATGACGATGTCATCATGCTCGATGAGCCCACCAACCACCTAGACGTTGAGGGCGTGGCCTGGCTGGCCAAGCACCTCAAGCAGCGCTGGCGTGCCAATGAAGGCGCCTTCGTTGTGGTCACCCACGATCGCTGGTTCCTGGATGAAGTGTGCACCCGCACGTGGGAAGTCCACGACGGCATCATTGACCCGTTCGACGGCGGTTACGCCGCCTATGTGCTGGCCCGCGCCGAGCGTGACCGGTCTGCGTCAGTGATGGAGTCCAAGCGGGTCCAGCTGGTCAAGAAGGAACTGGCCTGGTTGCGCCGCGGCGCCCCCGCACGTACGGCCAAGCCGAAGTTCCGCATCGAGGCCGCCAACGACTTGATCGCCGATGTTCCTGAACTTCGCGACACCGTTGCGCTGTCCAAGATGGCCACGGCCCGTCTGGGCAAGGACGTCATTGATCTTGAGGACGTCTCCCTCACTTACGGGGAGAAGGAAATCTTCGACAAGATCACGTTGCGCCTGGCTCCGGGGGAGCGCCTGGGCCTGGTCGGCGTCAATGGTGCGGGCAAGACCACCTTGCTGCGCCTGCTCAACGGTGAGGTCGCGCCGTCGTCCGGCAAGGTCAAGACCGGCTCAACCGTGAAGACCGCCGTGCTGACCCAGGAAGTCAAGGAGCTCGATGATGTGCTGAACATGCGCGTCATCGAGGTCATTGAGCGGGAGAAGCGCTCCTTCGAGGTGGGCGGCAAGGACATGACGGCCGGGCAGCTCGTGGAGCAGCTCGGTTTCACCAAGGACAAGCAGTGGACCATGGTCAAGGACCTCTCCGGTGGTGAGCGCCGCCGTCTGCAGCTGTTGCGCCTGCTGGTGGGCGAGCCCAACGTGCTCATGCTCGATGAGCCCACCAATGACCTCGACACCGACACCCTGGCCGCCGTGGAGGACGTGCTCGATGGCTGGCCCGGCACCCTGGTTGTGGTCTCGCACGATAGGTACCTGCTGGAGCGCGTCACCGATCACCAGATGGCGTTGCTGGGCGATGGCCAGCTGCGCGGACTGCCCGGCGGCGTTGATCAGTACCTGGAACTGCGCGAGAACGCCGGACTGGCACCCAACAGCTCTGCTGCTGCACCCGTTGCCGTCCAGTCCGGGCCCACCGAGGCCGAGAAGCGCGACGCCCGCAAGGTCCTGAACCGCTTGGAGCGCCAGCTGTCCAAGAACTCTGCGGCCGACGCCAAGGTACACGCGCAAATGGCCGAGAACGTGGGCAACTACGACGTCCTGGGTGAACTGCAGGCCAAGCTGGCCAAGCTCGCCGCCGAACGCCAGGGCATGGAGCTCGAATGGCTCGAGGCCTCCGTAGTCCTCGAGTAG
- a CDS encoding 4-(cytidine 5'-diphospho)-2-C-methyl-D-erythritol kinase, with protein MDSSKKAGTRRGATGSVDPFPGDPAWAPEPRRVKVRAPGKINAFFRVGPLREDGYHGVASTYLAVSLYEEVAVTSKPGTPATDITVSVSPESSLDAELLAGIPLDSSNLAVKAALLVADISENPCGVHIEITKHVPIAGGMGGGSADAAAALVACDALWHTGLSREELSQLGSELGADVPFALLGGAAVGLGVGDQLTAALAPTPLHWVLVPADFGLSTPVVYGTLDKLRASAGAEVAEPGQVEAGVLVALRAGDAQALAPWLHNDLQAAAVSLAPSLADVLTQGEGAGALASLVSGSGPTVAFLATDADHAEDLAAALIAHGHEAWAVEGPVHGAAIIP; from the coding sequence ATGGACTCATCGAAGAAGGCCGGGACACGGCGAGGCGCCACAGGATCGGTGGACCCTTTTCCAGGGGACCCGGCCTGGGCGCCGGAACCGCGCCGCGTCAAGGTCCGTGCGCCGGGCAAGATCAACGCCTTCTTCAGGGTCGGCCCGTTGCGGGAGGACGGCTACCACGGTGTGGCCAGCACCTACCTGGCCGTCTCGCTGTACGAAGAGGTGGCCGTCACCTCCAAGCCCGGCACTCCGGCAACTGATATCACTGTGAGCGTCAGCCCCGAGAGCTCACTCGACGCCGAGCTGCTGGCTGGCATTCCGCTCGATTCCAGCAACCTTGCCGTGAAGGCTGCGCTCTTGGTGGCAGATATTTCCGAGAACCCCTGCGGCGTGCATATTGAGATCACCAAACACGTGCCGATCGCCGGTGGCATGGGCGGTGGATCCGCAGATGCCGCCGCCGCGCTGGTGGCCTGCGACGCGCTGTGGCACACGGGCTTGTCCCGTGAGGAGCTGTCCCAACTGGGTTCCGAGCTGGGCGCCGACGTGCCGTTCGCGCTCTTGGGGGGTGCCGCCGTCGGACTTGGCGTAGGTGACCAACTCACGGCAGCCCTGGCACCCACGCCGCTGCACTGGGTCCTGGTCCCGGCAGACTTTGGACTCTCGACGCCGGTTGTCTACGGCACGCTGGATAAGCTTCGGGCGAGTGCCGGTGCAGAGGTTGCAGAGCCCGGACAGGTTGAGGCTGGCGTCCTGGTAGCGTTGCGGGCCGGGGACGCGCAGGCGTTGGCGCCGTGGCTGCACAACGATTTGCAGGCGGCCGCGGTGTCACTCGCGCCGTCGCTGGCTGACGTTTTGACCCAGGGGGAGGGCGCTGGCGCGCTGGCCTCGCTGGTGTCCGGGTCCGGTCCCACCGTGGCGTTTTTGGCTACGGATGCTGACCATGCCGAGGATTTGGCGGCGGCCCTGATTGCTCACGGGCACGAGGCCTGGGCTGTTGAAGGCCCCGTCCACGGCGCCGCAATCATCCCCTAA
- the rsmA gene encoding 16S rRNA (adenine(1518)-N(6)/adenine(1519)-N(6))-dimethyltransferase RsmA, with amino-acid sequence MTSPDPSPTTQPLLGATEIRRLAEEIGVRPTKTLGQNFVIDGNTIRRIVAAANVDPGETVLEVGPGLGSLTLGLLDAAARVVAVEIDPVLAAKLPSTIAAFRPALAGNLDVVLSDAMRVTELPAEPTALVANLPYNVAVPVVLHLLEHFPSLKHGLVMVQDEVADRMVAGPGSKTYGVPSVKGAWYSKMRKAGVIGMNVFWPAPKISSGLVGFTRHEPPVTRASREEVFAVIDAAFAQRRKTLRAALAGWAGGAAEAEKYLRIAGVDPSARGEVIDVAAYARIAEAKLPFTA; translated from the coding sequence GTGACCTCCCCCGATCCCAGCCCCACAACCCAGCCACTGCTAGGTGCCACCGAAATCCGCCGACTCGCGGAAGAAATCGGTGTGCGCCCCACAAAAACACTGGGACAAAACTTTGTTATTGACGGCAACACGATCCGGCGCATCGTGGCCGCGGCCAACGTTGACCCCGGTGAAACGGTGCTGGAGGTTGGCCCGGGCCTTGGCTCGTTGACCCTGGGTCTGCTCGACGCCGCCGCCCGCGTGGTTGCCGTGGAGATCGATCCCGTGCTGGCCGCGAAGCTGCCCTCCACGATTGCCGCGTTCCGCCCCGCCTTGGCTGGCAACCTCGACGTCGTTCTTTCCGACGCGATGAGGGTCACCGAACTGCCTGCCGAGCCCACAGCGCTGGTGGCCAACCTGCCGTACAACGTGGCCGTGCCCGTGGTGCTGCACCTGCTAGAACATTTCCCTTCGCTCAAGCACGGCCTCGTGATGGTTCAAGACGAGGTGGCCGACCGCATGGTGGCCGGGCCCGGATCCAAGACGTATGGCGTGCCATCGGTCAAGGGCGCCTGGTACTCCAAGATGCGCAAGGCCGGGGTTATCGGCATGAACGTTTTCTGGCCGGCTCCAAAGATTTCCTCGGGACTGGTTGGCTTTACACGGCACGAGCCGCCCGTGACCAGGGCATCACGCGAGGAAGTGTTTGCCGTCATCGACGCCGCGTTCGCGCAACGCCGCAAAACCCTCCGGGCGGCCCTGGCCGGCTGGGCCGGTGGCGCTGCCGAAGCTGAAAAGTACCTGCGCATAGCCGGTGTTGACCCCAGTGCGCGCGGTGAGGTCATTGACGTGGCAGCCTACGCCCGCATCGCCGAAGCCAAGCTCCCCTTCACGGCGTAG
- a CDS encoding resuscitation-promoting factor, with protein sequence MSSIFTANGKLSYLKLACQAAILLALVVGVMAFVTANKTYTLVLDGQASSVQAHGGSVADVLKVADVSVSGADHITPALDTQVDDGATITVNTAKDITVRLDGAEQKVTTTSTKISGLISQLGIAANAKISEPADTLLASSSDISIITPKKVTIVADGKKTVTTTTAQDVSDVLAETGVTLAKTDRVSAPGVANVVENMVIKVTRVDTSGTATETADVPFETVESVDAALFKDEKKTVTAGVAGSEEKTFSTVTVDGVVVSRTETGSKVVVKPVAAKISVGSKERPKPEEKKAEAAGANTGAAAPAMSNEAMWDAIAQCESTGNWAINSGNGYYGGLQFDIGTWMGAGGGAYAPNASLATKAQQIDIANKVYATRGLSPWGCGHVVG encoded by the coding sequence GTGTCTTCGATCTTTACCGCAAATGGCAAACTGAGCTATTTGAAGCTTGCCTGCCAAGCCGCCATCCTTCTGGCCCTCGTTGTTGGAGTCATGGCGTTCGTTACGGCCAACAAAACCTACACGCTGGTGTTGGATGGCCAAGCAAGCTCAGTTCAAGCCCACGGCGGATCCGTGGCCGATGTGCTCAAGGTAGCTGACGTATCCGTCAGCGGAGCAGACCACATCACCCCGGCCCTGGATACTCAGGTGGATGACGGTGCAACGATCACCGTCAACACGGCCAAGGACATTACGGTAAGACTCGATGGTGCCGAGCAAAAAGTCACCACCACCTCCACGAAGATCAGCGGCTTGATCAGCCAATTGGGCATCGCCGCCAACGCTAAGATCTCCGAACCTGCAGATACCCTTCTGGCAAGCTCCAGTGACATCAGCATCATCACTCCCAAGAAGGTCACCATCGTTGCCGACGGCAAGAAGACCGTCACCACCACCACGGCCCAGGATGTCTCCGACGTTCTCGCCGAAACCGGTGTCACGCTGGCTAAGACCGACCGCGTTTCCGCTCCCGGTGTAGCCAACGTTGTGGAGAACATGGTCATCAAGGTGACCCGTGTGGACACCTCAGGCACTGCCACCGAAACGGCGGACGTTCCGTTCGAGACCGTGGAGAGCGTTGACGCAGCGCTGTTCAAGGATGAGAAGAAGACCGTGACGGCCGGTGTTGCCGGCTCCGAAGAGAAGACCTTCAGCACTGTTACGGTTGACGGCGTGGTTGTCAGCCGCACCGAAACCGGTTCCAAGGTTGTTGTGAAGCCTGTCGCCGCCAAGATCAGTGTTGGCAGCAAGGAACGCCCCAAGCCTGAAGAAAAGAAGGCCGAGGCCGCTGGCGCCAACACCGGTGCCGCCGCTCCCGCCATGTCCAATGAGGCCATGTGGGATGCCATCGCTCAGTGTGAGTCCACGGGCAACTGGGCCATCAACTCGGGCAACGGCTACTACGGCGGCCTCCAGTTCGACATTGGCACCTGGATGGGCGCCGGCGGTGGTGCGTATGCACCCAATGCCAGCCTTGCCACGAAGGCCCAGCAGATCGATATTGCCAACAAGGTCTACGCAACTCGCGGGTTGTCACCTTGGGGTTGCGGCCACGTAGTCGGCTAA
- a CDS encoding TatD family hydrolase has translation MSTEEVPRPYRPEMLKNDGETRRGDFAPAPVALPLPVYDNHTHFDFGDDPIDLHAALDAAESVGIAGAVQVGCDLPSSRFTVAAVDADPRLLGAVAIHPNDAPELADAGELDAALAEIDAMAAHPRIRAIGETGLDYFRTGEGGVAAQHHSFREHLDIAKRRNLALQIHCRDAHIDVLKILAEVGAPSRLVFHCFSGDAELAQICNENGWYMSFSGTVTFKNAHDLREALSVADPALILAETDAPYLTPHPFRGRPNASYMLPYTVQSMGQFLNRDLEEFCQLLRTNTEAVYGSWAS, from the coding sequence ATGAGCACCGAAGAAGTTCCCCGCCCGTACCGCCCCGAAATGCTTAAGAACGACGGCGAAACTCGTCGCGGCGACTTCGCCCCGGCCCCGGTGGCACTTCCTCTCCCGGTGTATGACAATCACACACACTTTGACTTTGGGGACGACCCCATTGACCTGCACGCCGCCCTCGACGCAGCAGAATCCGTGGGGATTGCGGGGGCCGTCCAGGTGGGTTGCGACCTGCCTTCGTCACGATTCACCGTGGCAGCGGTGGATGCCGATCCCCGCCTGCTGGGAGCCGTTGCGATCCACCCCAATGACGCTCCAGAATTGGCCGATGCCGGCGAGCTCGACGCAGCGCTCGCAGAAATTGATGCCATGGCGGCGCATCCTCGGATCCGGGCCATCGGTGAGACCGGACTGGACTACTTCAGGACCGGAGAGGGCGGGGTCGCCGCCCAGCACCACTCGTTCCGGGAACACCTGGATATTGCCAAACGCCGGAACCTTGCGCTGCAGATTCACTGCCGTGATGCCCACATTGATGTGCTGAAGATTTTGGCCGAGGTTGGCGCACCGTCGCGGCTGGTATTCCACTGCTTCTCTGGGGACGCCGAACTGGCCCAGATTTGTAACGAGAACGGCTGGTACATGTCCTTCTCCGGCACTGTGACGTTTAAAAACGCGCACGACTTGCGTGAGGCACTCAGCGTTGCCGATCCGGCGCTCATCCTGGCCGAGACGGACGCGCCCTACCTGACGCCGCATCCGTTCCGCGGCCGCCCCAACGCCAGCTACATGCTGCCGTATACGGTGCAAAGCATGGGGCAATTCTTGAATCGCGACCTCGAAGAATTCTGCCAACTTTTGCGCACCAACACCGAGGCCGTTTACGGATCCTGGGCCAGCTAG
- a CDS encoding AAA family ATPase, producing MRPQETLLAANAAAHQTPQRRPRSAQAEPSDQTNTATPVATKGILPMDTEAFSQLSGQIMSVMNTVIDGKEDSVRLALTVLLAGGHLLLEDVPGVGKTLLAKTLAKTVDCTVNRIQFTPDLLPSDITGVSIYNQSSQSFEFRPGAIFANIVIGDEINRASAKTQSALLESMAEHQVSVDGTTYNLSEPFMVIATQNPIEMEGTYPLPEAQRDRFMARISMGYPDTSAELAMLETHQSVSPLDSVRPVATDDQVAAMIETVAGVHVSPAVRSYTVALGQATRNNPHLRLGASPRALLQLLRASKAAAALAGRGFVLPDDIRNLAHPVLAHRLLVERSAASQGITADSVIEDMLATVPVPGAVAPITSVPQSVKDSR from the coding sequence ATGCGCCCTCAGGAGACTTTGCTGGCAGCCAACGCTGCGGCACACCAAACGCCACAGCGGCGTCCACGCTCAGCCCAGGCCGAACCCTCTGACCAAACGAACACTGCCACGCCGGTAGCCACAAAGGGGATCTTGCCCATGGACACAGAGGCTTTTTCCCAACTCAGTGGCCAGATCATGAGCGTCATGAACACCGTCATTGACGGCAAGGAAGACTCTGTCCGGCTGGCTCTGACCGTCCTGTTGGCCGGCGGGCATCTGCTGCTGGAGGACGTTCCCGGCGTTGGAAAGACGCTGCTGGCGAAGACACTGGCCAAGACCGTTGATTGCACTGTCAATCGAATCCAGTTCACCCCCGACCTCCTTCCCAGCGATATCACCGGCGTCTCCATCTACAACCAGTCCTCACAATCCTTTGAGTTCCGCCCCGGCGCCATCTTCGCCAACATTGTCATTGGCGATGAGATCAACAGGGCCTCCGCCAAGACCCAATCGGCGCTCTTGGAGTCCATGGCCGAGCACCAGGTCAGCGTTGACGGCACCACGTACAACCTCAGCGAACCGTTCATGGTGATTGCCACCCAGAACCCCATTGAGATGGAAGGCACCTACCCACTTCCGGAGGCTCAGCGGGACCGTTTCATGGCGCGAATCTCCATGGGTTATCCGGACACATCGGCCGAGCTCGCCATGCTGGAAACCCACCAATCGGTGAGCCCCTTGGACTCTGTTCGGCCCGTAGCCACTGACGATCAGGTGGCGGCCATGATTGAAACCGTCGCCGGTGTTCATGTCTCCCCCGCGGTGCGGTCCTACACCGTGGCGCTGGGTCAGGCCACCCGGAACAATCCGCACCTGCGGTTGGGGGCCAGCCCGCGTGCCCTGCTCCAACTGTTGCGGGCCAGCAAGGCTGCGGCGGCGCTTGCAGGGCGTGGCTTTGTCCTCCCGGACGATATTCGCAATCTGGCCCACCCGGTGCTGGCACACCGCTTGCTGGTTGAGCGCAGCGCGGCCAGCCAAGGCATTACGGCGGATTCCGTGATCGAAGATATGTTGGCCACCGTCCCGGTGCCGGGCGCGGTTGCTCCCATCACCTCGGTGCCCCAATCCGTGAAGGACTCCAGGTAG
- a CDS encoding DUF58 domain-containing protein, protein MVFLRLFRPRGWILLAVGALALLLALVLGRRDLLTIAVFCCALPAVASAAVYLIKPGFTVKRTVTPVLGRVGSPVSVTLDVHGRTPGGGRIKLVEELPVSFRDVPTFTHPHPVVPRGLLSRYHYSLHPGHRGVFTIGPLRGQFSDPFDITAVQRGLDDGGRLAIAPAAVELPSISLTDGRGQDGSHSTPELAHASHDDAMTREYRYGDPLRRVHWPVTARQGKLMVRAEESVTTPEAALVIDRRATAFGESSKAMERFQIAGHSMVGLPELRTTVAFETAIVAAASIATHLLERGYLLRVLDHSGLPGFASSESAQDPGAEEYSGSQGVFDVAAALAALELNESTPTPQTPFANGLAHKLHEGRRRGPLVAVTGLLSEAEALLLADMAESTQSAFALILCQDPIQSEPALEVLRRAGWRATALTPAMHLEQAWLNLDQPAALTRWQG, encoded by the coding sequence ATGGTGTTCCTACGACTTTTCCGCCCGCGAGGCTGGATTCTACTGGCCGTGGGAGCGCTGGCCCTTCTGCTGGCCCTTGTTCTGGGCCGCCGTGACCTGCTAACGATTGCCGTATTTTGCTGCGCCCTTCCGGCGGTCGCCTCCGCGGCCGTCTACCTGATCAAGCCAGGTTTCACGGTCAAGCGCACAGTGACACCGGTACTGGGTCGCGTGGGGTCGCCGGTTTCGGTCACCCTGGATGTGCATGGCCGAACTCCCGGCGGCGGGCGCATCAAGTTGGTGGAGGAGTTGCCGGTCAGCTTCCGCGACGTCCCCACGTTCACCCACCCCCACCCCGTGGTGCCGCGCGGCCTGCTCAGCCGCTACCACTATTCCTTGCACCCCGGCCATCGCGGAGTCTTCACCATTGGTCCGCTTCGAGGCCAGTTCTCCGACCCCTTCGATATCACTGCCGTGCAACGCGGACTGGACGACGGCGGCCGCCTCGCCATTGCGCCTGCCGCCGTGGAGCTGCCGTCAATTTCGCTCACCGATGGCAGGGGTCAGGACGGTTCGCACAGCACACCGGAGCTTGCGCATGCCAGCCACGACGACGCCATGACCCGCGAGTACCGTTACGGTGACCCGCTGCGCCGTGTCCACTGGCCCGTCACGGCGAGACAGGGCAAGCTCATGGTCCGGGCCGAGGAATCTGTCACCACGCCCGAAGCCGCTCTGGTGATAGACCGCCGGGCGACGGCCTTTGGTGAGAGCAGCAAGGCGATGGAGCGTTTCCAGATTGCCGGTCACAGCATGGTGGGACTCCCAGAACTGCGGACCACTGTCGCTTTTGAAACAGCCATCGTTGCCGCCGCCTCCATTGCCACGCACTTGTTGGAGCGTGGCTATTTGCTCCGCGTCCTGGACCACAGCGGCCTGCCGGGGTTCGCCTCCTCCGAGTCCGCACAAGATCCGGGCGCCGAGGAGTACAGCGGCAGCCAAGGCGTTTTTGACGTTGCCGCAGCACTTGCCGCCCTGGAACTCAACGAATCGACGCCCACGCCGCAGACGCCCTTTGCCAACGGTCTGGCACACAAACTTCACGAGGGCAGGCGCCGGGGCCCACTCGTAGCCGTCACCGGACTTCTCAGCGAGGCCGAGGCGCTTCTGCTGGCGGACATGGCCGAATCCACCCAGAGCGCGTTTGCCCTGATCCTGTGCCAGGATCCCATCCAGTCAGAACCGGCCCTGGAGGTCCTCCGCCGCGCCGGATGGCGGGCCACAGCGCTCACACCTGCCATGCATCTGGAGCAGGCTTGGCTGAACCTGGACCAGCCGGCCGCACTCACCAGGTGGCAGGGATGA
- a CDS encoding transglutaminase TgpA family protein has translation MTTTLPTHGGHPSEHDADPSGGHGPARGIFANPRTGPAPWVLAVAVFGAVMGASLGLGGVFSDFGWWPRGAVVVAGTLLLPAVMRRYPALDPYAPLGALAGWFMSLTLVFFPTTSLLGFIPTAGTVRAALEMASEASTLIMTSNTPVPSAVPMFFLFCAGLGFVALLIDTVAITVAMPAASSLGILLVMLPPALTTTTGIGTVGFIGAGAGFLLVLGCCRWYAPDGKPRSTGVRFSSGTLSRAAALGAAVVLLMALIPAVIPGFTEGSFPQGSRLDKSGTGAGLDPMISLGDDLRSQSSQVNLTYLSNTEGPQYLRLTTLENFTGKSWQPSSQPASLQPGTSDLAPAAGPAPTVPTTQTLTEVTIEALSSEWLPAPLSATNVENLTGQWRWNPSTQTIRGQYTSTQDQSYLVRSQMPVLSQATLTAASGDAAGVDPVFSALPADVPALVKDTALEVVGGETNAFAKALAIQDYLRSSAFSYNLNTPAAEGYDGSGMAVLEAFLTEKSGYCVHFSAAMAVMAREVGLASRIAVGYAPGTRTTQVGELDGQPLRGYEATGRDAHAWPEIYFEGLGWVPFEPTPSRGFIPEYAQEETSADPTAGATDAPVDVPTASGAVSATASATAGVDGANDAGPGSGPWLKTTGAIVLVLLVLAIPALARVYVRRRRLAQVRSGSGTPEVLAWRELLAAAADHGCPIDPALTPALQAERIAEFLGSSPRPGLELVLHAYEALAFGPAAAPSAGRDDLADAVEDLSARLHSRATPGGRIRATLAPASLLHRP, from the coding sequence ATGACCACCACCCTTCCCACGCACGGTGGGCACCCTAGTGAGCACGACGCCGATCCAAGCGGTGGGCATGGACCGGCCAGGGGGATTTTCGCGAACCCACGGACCGGACCCGCCCCGTGGGTTCTGGCCGTGGCCGTGTTTGGTGCCGTCATGGGGGCCTCACTTGGCCTCGGTGGCGTGTTTTCAGATTTCGGGTGGTGGCCACGCGGTGCCGTGGTGGTAGCCGGGACACTTTTGTTGCCTGCCGTGATGCGGCGATACCCGGCCCTGGATCCTTACGCCCCGCTGGGTGCCCTGGCCGGCTGGTTCATGAGCCTGACGTTGGTCTTCTTTCCCACCACTTCGCTTTTGGGCTTCATTCCCACAGCTGGGACGGTGCGGGCTGCGCTGGAGATGGCCTCGGAGGCCTCCACATTAATCATGACCAGCAATACCCCTGTCCCGTCGGCCGTGCCCATGTTCTTCTTGTTCTGCGCCGGGCTGGGATTCGTAGCCCTCTTGATTGACACGGTGGCCATCACAGTGGCCATGCCGGCAGCCAGCTCGTTGGGGATTCTGCTGGTCATGTTGCCGCCCGCACTGACGACAACAACCGGCATCGGCACCGTGGGATTCATCGGCGCAGGTGCGGGATTCCTGCTGGTTCTGGGCTGTTGCCGTTGGTATGCACCCGATGGAAAACCCCGGTCCACGGGTGTTCGTTTCTCGAGCGGAACCCTCTCCCGCGCAGCAGCCTTGGGTGCCGCCGTCGTACTTTTAATGGCTCTCATCCCGGCGGTGATCCCTGGGTTTACGGAAGGGTCGTTCCCGCAGGGATCGCGGCTGGACAAGTCGGGCACGGGCGCGGGGCTGGACCCCATGATCTCGCTCGGTGATGACTTGCGTTCGCAGTCGAGCCAGGTCAATCTGACATATCTGAGCAATACCGAGGGCCCGCAATATCTGCGCCTGACCACGCTGGAAAATTTCACGGGGAAGTCGTGGCAGCCCTCGAGCCAGCCGGCCTCGTTGCAGCCTGGCACGTCCGATCTTGCCCCGGCGGCGGGTCCTGCGCCCACCGTGCCCACCACACAAACGCTGACCGAAGTCACGATTGAGGCGCTGAGCAGCGAATGGCTCCCGGCTCCGCTCTCGGCCACGAACGTTGAAAATCTCACGGGTCAGTGGCGCTGGAATCCGTCAACGCAAACCATCAGGGGCCAGTACACCTCCACGCAGGACCAGTCTTATCTTGTTCGCAGCCAAATGCCGGTGCTCTCTCAGGCAACCCTGACTGCGGCTTCCGGCGATGCCGCGGGCGTGGACCCCGTCTTTAGTGCCCTGCCCGCGGATGTTCCGGCGCTCGTGAAGGATACGGCGTTGGAAGTTGTCGGCGGCGAAACGAATGCGTTTGCCAAGGCGCTGGCCATTCAGGACTACCTGCGATCTTCGGCTTTTAGTTACAACTTGAATACGCCTGCCGCAGAGGGCTACGACGGGTCGGGGATGGCCGTGTTGGAGGCGTTCCTGACGGAAAAGAGCGGCTATTGCGTGCACTTCTCGGCTGCCATGGCGGTCATGGCGCGGGAGGTGGGCCTGGCCTCGCGCATTGCCGTGGGGTATGCCCCAGGAACGCGAACCACCCAAGTTGGTGAGCTGGACGGCCAACCATTGCGCGGCTACGAGGCCACGGGCCGGGACGCCCATGCCTGGCCCGAGATTTACTTCGAGGGTCTGGGCTGGGTGCCGTTCGAGCCCACCCCGTCCCGCGGATTCATTCCCGAGTATGCGCAGGAAGAGACCTCGGCCGATCCCACGGCGGGAGCCACCGACGCCCCCGTAGACGTGCCTACCGCATCGGGTGCCGTCTCGGCCACGGCAAGCGCCACGGCCGGCGTCGATGGTGCGAATGATGCCGGCCCCGGCTCGGGCCCCTGGCTCAAAACCACCGGAGCCATTGTGTTGGTCCTGCTGGTGCTGGCCATCCCGGCACTTGCCCGCGTGTATGTCCGACGCCGGCGCCTGGCGCAGGTGCGCAGCGGCAGCGGAACACCGGAGGTTCTCGCGTGGCGGGAGCTGCTCGCCGCTGCGGCCGACCACGGCTGCCCCATTGACCCAGCGCTGACGCCTGCCCTGCAAGCTGAGCGTATTGCCGAGTTCCTGGGCTCGTCGCCACGGCCTGGACTGGAATTGGTGCTCCACGCTTACGAGGCGTTGGCCTTTGGACCGGCGGCTGCGCCTTCAGCCGGCCGTGACGATCTCGCCGATGCGGTAGAGGACCTGTCCGCCCGTCTGCATTCCCGCGCCACACCCGGGGGCCGAATTCGGGCAACGCTAGCTCCGGCGTCGCTCCTCCACCGCCCCTAA